DNA from Triticum aestivum cultivar Chinese Spring chromosome 7D, IWGSC CS RefSeq v2.1, whole genome shotgun sequence:
GTGCCCTGGCAGGAACTCGAATCCACCGAGTCGAACCGGCCAGGATCCGACTGTCCGGCGGTGAAGAGTGGAGATGTGGAGTCCAGGCGCGTCGTCCTAATTTTTTGCATCTCAATTTTTCCCTTGTCTATTTTATGCTTATCATGAATTGATGTGCTGATGTTTAACCTGCTTGATTCTAGGGTTGACCATGGCAATCTAGAGCAGTGTGGGGGCAGCGTGGGATACTGGGATTTCTTCTATTTACTCCAAGAGACCAAGAACAGGAATCAAGAAGACAAGATTTTAGGTGTTCTCTCTCCATTTTTCTGTAACCATGTTGCAAAAAAAGCATTTATCTGGTTGTGCGAAATGGAAAAAAGAAGAAACTTGTAGATGAATTCATTGGAACTCAAAATGGTGCTATTCATAAATTCGTTTTGAAAAAATCCACTGTCGAGAATCCAGAGGCATTAGCTGTTCATAGTGTTGAAGAACAACAATCTGATGAAAACTTAGTCGAGTAATCATCTGATATATCCGTGGACCATGGTGTATCAAGACCATATTTGCTAATGAAATTTACACTTATTTTATAATGACTTTTCACTGTACATGATAGGCTTGGAAGTTTTTTTGTCTATTATATAGTTTAAGGGTGCATTCTCTCAGTTTGCACAAGGGCCTCTGGAATGCCAGGGCCAGCCCTGCCGGTGCAACAGGGTTTTAGATTTGAAGCGATGTAGCTGAGAGCATCTGATTATAAAGAGACCCTCGAACAAGCATGGTCTGCTGGTAGAGCTGGCCTTTCATCTTTGAGTTCGACTTGGGAAAATTTGAAGGGTGTGGCGGGCTCTCTGCGTTCTTGGAGTAAGGAAGCGTTTGGTTCTATTCACAAGAAGATTGGTAAGATGGAGCGCCAACTGGCCTCTATTAGGGCTTCCCCGCCTTCCCCCGCATCTCTTTCTGAAGAAAAGCACATTGAGAGTCAGCTTTGTGAATTGTTTGAGCGTGAGGAAATCATGGAATGTCAACGTTCACGGGTGGATTGGCTAAAAGCAGGTGACCATAACACTGAGTTCTTCCAAGCTAGGGCGTCGGCTAGACGGAGAAGAAACAGAATCCACTCGCTTCTCCGGGAGGATGGTTCAACTTGTAATTCTCAAGGGCAGATCAAGGGCTTAGTGCAGTCCTACTATGAAAAGCTTTTCACGTCGGAACCTCGCCCGGCTGCTGATGAGGTCTTAGAAGCTATTCCTCACAAGGTGACTGCTGAGATGAATGCTGATCTTTGTAAGCCTTATTCGGATGAGGAGATCAAGGCGGCGTTGTTTCAGATGGGACTAACTAAGGCCCCCGGTCCTGACGGGTTCCCTGCTCTGTTTTACCAGCACCATTGGAATTTCTTGGGGGAGGACATATGTCAGGCTAGCTATTCGAGGTTTCTTGCAGGGGAGACCGATTCCAGAGGGTTTTTGCGATTCAGTTATAGTTCTTATACCAAAGACGGTTAGGCCAAAACATTTGAAGAATTCCCGTCCTATCAGCCTATGCAATGTGCTCTATAAAATTGTGTCCAAAGTCTTAGCAAACCGGTTGAAGTCCATTCTGCCTGTGGTGGTGTCTGAGACTCAGAGTGCTTTTGTTCCTGGCAGGTTGATTACGGATACTACCCTGATTGCGTATGAGTGCCTACACACTATCAGGAAACAACGAGTGAAGAAACCCTTCTTTGCACTCAAGATcgacatgatgaaggcctatgatcgTGTGGAATGGAGCTACCTCCATCAATGCCTGACCAAGCTGGGTTTTGCTCCTTCCTGGATCGAGACAGTAATGAGATGTGTGACAAACATTCGGTATGCTGTCAAAGTCAATGGAGAGCTTACACAACCGGTGATTCCATCTCGTGGTATTCGGCAAGGGGACCCAATCAACCCGTATCTCTTTCTCTTATGCATCGAAGGTCTATCTGGTCTGCTATTCCAAAAGGAGGCTTGTGGCAAGCTATATGGGATTCGAAACGACCATCATGGCCCGTCTATCTCACACCTCCTGTTCACAGATGATAGCATTTTCTTTGCTAAGAGTGATCCTCAGAGTGTGGCTTCTTTGGAGGCAACTCTCAGTTCATATTGTGCGGGTTCGGGGCAAGCAATCAATAAAGACAAGTCTACGGTGTTCTTCGGTAACCATTGTCCTGCGGATGTCAAGAATCATGTGAAAAATCAGTTGGGAATATCGAATGAGTCGTTTCATGGCTCTTACCTGGGTATGCCCACGGAGGTGGGTAGATCTCCCACAAGTACTTTCAACTTTCTCCCGGATAGAGCATGGCAGAATATTCATGTCTGGTCGGGCCGGCCTATGTCCAGGGCAGGGACTGAAACCTTACTTAAATCCAAGACTCAAGCTATTCCCACCTTCATCTCCAGTTGCTTTCGCTTGCCGGTAGCTATCTGTGCGAGGTTCCGGCAAATTGTGTCTGATCAGTGGTGGGGACGAGAGGATGGTAAGAAGAAGATGCATTGGCGCTCATGGGAGTGGCTGACTACACCGAAATCCCTCGGAGGCATGGGTTTCGGGATATGGCACTTTTTAACCATGCGATGCTCGGCAAACAGGGATGGAGCCTTCGGACTGACCCCAGATCGCTATGTGCGCAGGTCTTAAAAGGGAGGTATTTTCCTTTTACTGATTTTTGGAGTGCTACTGCTCCTGGCTCGGCCTCGGCCACTTGGCGGGCCATCCTGCATGGTAGGGATCTGCTCAAGAAGGGTGTGCAATGGGGGATTGGGGATGGGAGAAATACATATATCCTCAAAGATCACTGGATCCCTTCTACTCCTCCGGATTTGCTGCAGCCCCTTTATCCGATTCCAGTTTCTGCAACTGTACACTGTTTGATTGATGAGGATAATGGTTGCTGGAATGAGGAAACTGTGAGGGCTTTCTTCTCCGACGAAGTGGCGAATGATATTCTTCAAATACCTATCAACCTGGAGGGGGGGTCGGATTTTGCGCGGTGGCCTTTCACAAGGTTTGGTGAGTATACTGTCCGATCTGTCTACAACATGGCTCGGACGTCTCGTTTCTTGTGTGACCGAAGTGCAAGCGGCAGGGGCCTTTCTTCGAACTGGTCTATGGAAGAGCGAATGTGGAAGAAGCTGTGGAAGGTTCAGgctccaaacaagatgaaaattATGCTCTGGAGGCTTGCTCATGACTGCATGCCTACCGGCGAGCAATTGCAGCGGCGTCAGGTCCCCACGAGAACAGACTGCTTCTTCTGTGGTCGTCCGGAAGGTATTGAGCATGCGCTTCTGTTGTATGTTCATGCCCAAGCAGTCTGGGATGAGATCAAAGTTGCGTTCGGGATCAAGTTATGTTGCTCGTCTTTCGCCTCTCCCAAGCAGTGGCTTTTCAACCTGCTGGAGCGTGGCTCCGATCGAGACATTTCCGTCATAACGGTCACCTTGTGGCATATTTGGGAAGCCAGGAACGCTGCCCGGAATGAGCCTGAAGCTCCTCCTCCGAAACGTACAGCGGCGAGGGCGCGTGGTTACATTGACATGATTTTTCAGAATCTTTTCAAGTCTGCTGTTGCTGACCCCCAGGTGACACCGGCGTCTAGCTCCAGCTGGACTCCTCCTCCACATGGTACGCTGCTTGTTTTTGCAGATGCCGCGGTCGACATCGAGTAGAATGCTTCGGCTGTGGGCGTTGTGGTGCAGGATGACACCAGCCAGTGCACGGGGGGCGGCGGCCTCAGAGCCTCTGCCGGGAGTCTCGTCCCCGGAGTTGGCTGAAGCACTGGCTCTTCGCCGTGCTGCTGTTTTGGCTCGTCAGGAGAACTACGTGCATGTGATCTTCCAGTCTGACTGCCTCGTGGTGATTCAAAGGCTGCACTCTTCAACCCGGGACCGATCCGTGGTGGGCTCAGATCATTTCTGACATCAGGACGGCCTGTGGAGCTCTGTCATCTGCATCTTTCAAGCATGTTCGTCGGCACCGTAATGTCTTAGCTCATGTTTTAGCTAGGTCTAGTTTGAACTCTGTGAGTCTTTGTTTTTATCACTCTGCTCCGGATTGTATCCGAGACTCTCTGTAATGTGTTTGCATGATTAATAAAGGCCGACGTTCTCTCAAAAAAAGTCAACAGAAACCACAACACAGGCCCGTGACGAGACAAGCGGGAGAAACATTGCACGAAAATTGTAGCATCTTTAATTGTCTTGTGTGAGACTTAAATGAGACATAGCTAAATCTCATCTACTCCGTTAATGAATAAAGGATTAACCCTGTTTTTAAAAATGTAAGTATAGCGTTGGTGTATTTAAATATTGTTATAACTAAGTACTTCCTacatttctttttagtctgcatataaaattCGGTCAAAATCAAATTTGgcaaagtttgactaactttataggaAAATATATCACattcataatatgaaatcaataGTGTTAGATGCATCAGGAAATTAATTTTCACaccatatagctttagtattgtggatgttgatattttttcttataaagttagtcaaactctacaaagttTGACTTAgaccaaattttatatgcagactaaaaagaaacagaggaattAATGAAATTTTAATCGATAATTTTGTAGATCTGCTTGCGCTGCGCTTGTCATCTGATTTCGACATCGGCCGGCCGGCTGATGGTTCACGGGTGTTTGTATGTTTGCTCTAGGAAGTTGTTTTTCTGCAACTAGTCAGCTGGAGCTCCTCGGATGGCCGGCCGATTACAAGAATTTGTACACGCAATTTCACAAATCGACACTTTTTCCATCAACATATCCTTTGTCTTTCTGGTTGGATCGTACAACATGTCACTTCAGTGTGCAAATCATTGGTCGATTGCCCTGAGCTAGCTAGCTTTCCAGAAAAAGGCCAATCGGTCAGTATCAGATCGATGACCATACTGCCCCGGCCACACAGTTTTGATCACCTATAAATACCCTCCAGATCAGTGCCATATACTCACTCACTGTCACAAAGCTAAAGCAAACTTGAGCTAGCACAGCTACATCACCGGCCCACTCACGAACTAGAGCAAGCAATGGCGGCATCCAGGACGAGCAGCATGGCCGTAGCAATGGTGGCGGTCGTGGCCGTGCTCCTGTGCGCGGGCGTGCGGCCGGCGGAGGCGTGCAACGGCCACCCGTGCCCGTCGCCGGCGGGCAATTGCCCCGTGAACGCGGTGAAGCTGGCGGTGTGCGCGGACGTGCTGGACGGGCTGATCCACGTGGTGGTGGGGCAGTCGCCGCCCAAGCAGCCGTGCTGCTCCCTCATCTCCGGCCTGGTGGACCTGGACGCCGCCGCCTGCGTCTGCCTCGCCATCAACGCCAACGTCCTCGGCATCAACCTCGACGTCGACGTTGACCTCACGCTGCTGCTCAACTACTGCGGATGCAAGGTGCCCAAGCGCTTCCGCTGCGcctgatccatccatccatccatcgagGCATCAGCCATCGTGCATGCATGCGTCTGCATGTGCGTGTACGTGTCAGGACGTGTGTTTTGGTTATCAACATCTGTAATTCCCAGCTTGTGCACGTTGTAAAAGCAACATTTTCCTCGAATAAAAATCACTGTATCTTGTACGTATATTTTATGGTCACGGTCAGTTTATTCGCAGTCTCTGGAAGCATGCATGCACGTTTAATTATAGGCCGAGCGCCTGACAGTAGCCCCAGAGCGTCTCCGC
Protein-coding regions in this window:
- the LOC123169543 gene encoding pEARLI1-like lipid transfer protein 2 is translated as MAASRTSSMAVAMVAVVAVLLCAGVRPAEACNGHPCPSPAGNCPVNAVKLAVCADVLDGLIHVVVGQSPPKQPCCSLISGLVDLDAAACVCLAINANVLGINLDVDVDLTLLLNYCGCKVPKRFRCA